One Nostoc punctiforme PCC 73102 DNA window includes the following coding sequences:
- a CDS encoding LLM class flavin-dependent oxidoreductase — MPIEFIGMIGTRQISELDGPRVAITGGSIDAAYVRKFAQAHENGGFDRVLVGYGSTGPDSLTVASFAAAATERLKFLIAHRPGFVAPTLFARKTATLDHFTNGRIAVHIITGGSDAEQQRDGDWLDHDTRYRRTDEYLDIVRRVWISETPFDYEGEFYRVKDAYSDVKSLQQPHIPVYFGGASGAAVPVGAKHSDVYAMWGEPIVAIKERIREVKAVTPPERSPRFSVSLRPILGDTEEKAWQRAHSILSHVKEIRAAKTDNQPPIAPSLNSARPEAVGSSRLLQFAQESEIFDKRLWTPIAAATGAYGNTTALVGTPEQVAESLVDYYDAGVTTLLIRGFDPLEDAIAYGRDVIPLVRAEVQRRERQAAVIA; from the coding sequence ATGCCAATTGAATTTATTGGAATGATTGGAACGCGACAAATATCTGAGTTAGATGGGCCAAGAGTTGCAATCACTGGGGGTTCCATAGATGCCGCTTATGTTCGCAAATTTGCTCAAGCACATGAAAATGGTGGCTTTGATCGCGTGCTGGTTGGTTATGGTTCAACTGGTCCTGATAGCTTAACTGTGGCATCATTTGCGGCGGCTGCAACAGAACGGTTGAAGTTTTTAATCGCTCATCGCCCTGGTTTCGTGGCTCCTACGCTCTTTGCACGCAAGACAGCAACTTTGGATCATTTTACTAATGGTCGCATCGCCGTACATATTATTACAGGTGGCAGCGATGCTGAACAACAACGTGATGGTGACTGGCTTGACCATGATACTCGCTATCGCCGTACAGATGAATATCTTGACATTGTACGTCGAGTGTGGATAAGTGAAACTCCCTTCGATTATGAGGGCGAATTCTATCGGGTGAAAGATGCTTACTCAGATGTGAAGTCTCTGCAACAGCCCCATATACCTGTGTACTTTGGGGGTGCTTCTGGTGCAGCAGTACCTGTGGGTGCAAAGCACAGTGATGTTTATGCGATGTGGGGAGAACCGATTGTAGCAATTAAAGAACGAATACGTGAAGTAAAAGCTGTAACACCACCGGAGCGATCGCCCCGGTTCAGTGTATCTTTGCGGCCAATCTTGGGTGATACAGAGGAGAAGGCTTGGCAACGGGCACATTCAATTCTGTCGCATGTTAAAGAAATTCGAGCGGCAAAAACAGACAATCAACCGCCGATAGCTCCCAGCTTGAATTCAGCACGTCCCGAAGCAGTGGGTTCCAGTCGTTTATTACAGTTTGCTCAAGAAAGCGAAATTTTCGATAAGCGCTTGTGGACTCCAATTGCTGCCGCTACTGGTGCTTATGGTAATACTACCGCCCTCGTTGGTACGCCGGAGCAAGTAGCAGAGTCACTTGTGGATTACTATGATGCTGGAGTAACGACTCTATTAATTCGGGGATTTGATCCATTAGAAGATGCGATCGCTTACGGTCGTGATGTGATTCCCCTAGTTCGGGCAGAAGTGCAACGGCGGGAGCGACAAGCAGCTGTCATTGC